The genomic DNA TCAGCCAATGCGCCATTGCGGCGCCCAACAGGTGTGCGAAGCGCGTCGACTATGTATGCTTCCGACATCGGTTTCCTCCTCAGGGAGTCAATCTGTAGTGGTGCGGTGTTGTGCGTCTACCGGGGGCCCATTCGCAACGCCCCATCCATCCGGAGGGTGTGCCCGTTGAGGTAGTCATGGCGAATGAGATCCAGCACGAGCTCGGCATATTCATCTGGGCGTGCCAGGCGCGATGGAAATGGCACCGATGCTTCGAGGCCCTGGCGGAACTCCGGGGTAATTCCCGCCATCATGGGCGTTTCAACGATGCCAGGGGCGACCGTATTGACCCGAATGCCATGTGAGGCCAGGTCGCGAGCTGCTGAGATGGTCAATGAGTGCACCCCACCTTTTGAAGCGGCGTAGGCTGCTTGCCCTATTTGTCCCTCAAATGCTGCCACGGAGGCCGTGTTGATCACAATACCGCGCTGTCCGTCATCGTCGACGGGCTCTTGTTTGGCGATGAGTTCGGCACCAAGTGTCATGACGTTGAATGTTCCCAGTAAGTTCACATTGACCACGTTGGCGAACTGGTCAAGATCATGCGGGCCCTTGCGAGACAGGATTCGTCCCGGAGTGCCGATACCGGCGCAGTTGATGACCGCACGCAGCGGTGCATCCCCGTGCTCCACGATCGAGATGGCGTTTCGGATGGACCCGTGGTCGGTGACATTGACTTCCATATACTCCACGTTGTCAATGCGATCGGCTTTTTCGATTCCGGCGGCTAAATCAAAGGCATAGACTTTGGCGCCCTTGGCAGCTAATGCTCGTGCAGTGGCTGCGCCCAAGCCCGAGGCTCCTCCGGTGACGATGGCCGCCTGACCCTGAATGTCCATGATGTTCCTCTCTATCCAGCAGACATACTCGCTAGATGCCTGTGCTGGTCGGTGAGTGCGTGGTGAGTTGTCTTCTTCAGTATGTATGACTTCGGCAACGTTGAGAATCTTTGCTATCTCGCGTCGGAACGACGAACGCAAAGCTCTACTGAGTCCCTCGTCACATCCTAGTCATTGCACAAGCGTACAGTGAAGCACCCCACACCGAAAGTTCTTTTTACCTACCTCGGCAATCACCGCACATGGCCTGTGCAGCAATGACCACCGTGGCATTATCGAGCATGTTCTGGCCCCCTGCCATCAGACCAAACTGCCGGCTCGTGGATGTCATGTACGACTCTGCGCGGCAAAAACGCTCTTGGACCACAGCGGATCGATGTACGCTGGATCACACTCAATGTTCGTCACACGGCTCAAAGGAGACCCATGTCAGTAACGGATGACTACCGGCAGGCACGCGATCTTTTATTAGCACACCGGACCGACCTGCAAAGCGCACACGAGAAGTTCTCGTGGCCACGATTCGAACAGTTTAATTTCGCGCTGGATTGGTTTGATCAGGTAGCAGCCAGTCAGGAGCGCGCTCAGCAGGACGCTCTGGTAATTCTGGAAGAAGACGGCTCTCGGTATAGCGCCACCTATGCGGACCTGTCGCGACGTTCCGCCCAGGTAGCCAACTGGCTTCGCGGTTTAGGCGTCAAGCGCGGCGATGGTGTCATTGTGATGTTGGATAATCAATTCGAATTGTGGGAGACCATGCTGGCGGGGCTCAAGCTTGGGGCGGTGTTGTTACCCACTACGGTGATGTTGGCGCCAGAACAGCTCCAAGAGCGACTTGATCGATCGGATGCCCGTTGGGTCGTCACCAACCCCGCCAATACCCAGAAGTTCGATGCGGTGACCGGTCACTTCAGTGTGATTACTACCTCGACCGACCAACTGCCCGATGACGCGGTCCATCCACAGTATCGCTATACGGATTCGTATCAAGCCGCAGAGAACTTTGAAGCAATGGAACCCACCCCGGCTGATGATACCGCGTTGATCTATTTCACGTCGGGGACGACCTCGCGTTCAAAAATGGTAGCCCACACCCATGTGTCGTATCCCGTGGGTCATTTGTCTACGCTGTATTGGATCGGCCTGGAACCCGGCGATAAACATCTCAATGTTGCCTCGCCGGGCTGGGCCAAGCATGCTTGGTCAAACTTTTTTGCGCCACTGATTGCTGAAGCCACCATCTTCATTTTCAATTACGCGCGCTTTGATGCTGAACAGCTCATGCGGGTTATGGACGCCGAGGGGGTTACCTCGATCTGTGCACCACCCACCGTATGGCGAATGATGATTCAAGCTGATCTGACCAAGATGACGAAGCCTCCCACAAAGGTTCTCGCAGCCGGCGAGCCGTTGAATCCCGTGGTGATCGAAGCGGTAAACACCGCATGGAGTGCTGATATCAGAGACGGTTTCGGACAGACCGAGACAACACTGCAGATCGCCAACACCCCCGGACAGAACGTCAAACCAGGGTCCTTGGGACGGGTGCTGCCAGGTTATGAGGTGGTCCTGATCGATCCAGCAACAGATCAGCTGATCGAAGGGCCCGGTGAAGGGGAAGTCTGTCTGGTCACCGACCCCAGACCGGTTGGCCTGATGGCTGGCTACCACAAAGATCCCGAGAAGACTGAGGCAGCCTTCTTCGGGGGCTACTATCGGACCGGAGACATTATGGAACGAGATGCCGATGGTATCTTCACCTATGTGGGCCGGGCCGACGACGTGTTCAAAGCATCGGACTATAAACTGTCACCGTTCGAATTGGAGTCAGTCATCATTGAGCACCCAGCGGTCTCGGAAGCTGCGGTGGTCCCCTCCCCTGATCCGATCCGTCTGTCGGTGCCCAAAGCATACGTGGTGCTAGCTGAGGGTTATACTCCGGAGCCTTCCACTGCTAAGGACATACTTGATTTCACGGCTCGGAAACTCCCGCCATACGCCAAGATTCGACGTTTGGAATTTGCTGAATTGCCGAAAACTATTTCGGGCAAGATCCGTCGCGTGGAGCTGCGCAAAAAAGAGATAGCCTTTCATGGAGCCGATGGGGAGCTGACGGCCCAAGCCTTAGCCAGCAGAAGCACCACCGGCGGTTATGACCACGAGTACTCGGCCGCAGAGTTTTAACAACTCCAAAAACGCCTGAGGTCACCAAACAAACTTTCGTTTGGTGACCTCAGGCGTCGAATGGTTAAACCACGACGGAGTGAGCCGATAATTGTGGCTGACTCCGTCGTGCTAGTTCAACGGCTAGGCTTAGCAGTCTTTGAACTGGGCCTTGCGTTTATTGGCGAAAGCATCCATACCTTCTTTTTGATCCTCAAGGGCAAAGAGCGGATGGAAGGTCCGGCGCTCAAACAGCACACCTTGTGACAACGTCGTTTCAAACGCCGCATCCACGGCCTCTTTAGCAACCATCACCACTGGGCGAGACTTGGCTGCAATGGTCTGCGCTATTTCCATCGCGGTGTCAAAGACTTTATCGTCTTCAACCAGACGAGCGACCAAACCGGCGCGTTCAGCCTCTTCACCGTCCATCATGCGACCGGTGAGCACCATATCCATAGCTTTGGCTTTGCCAACGGCTCGGGTCAGGCGCTGGGAGCCACCCCAACCCGGGATGACACCCAAATTGATCTCAGGCTGTCCAAATTGCGTCTTCGGTCCAGCGACCATGATGTCTGCCATCATCGCTAACTCGCAGCCGCCACCCAGCGCATAGCCATTGACTGCAGCAATGATAGGCAACCGTATCGCGGTAAAGCGATCCCAGCGAGCCGACCAGTCGGCCATATGCATCTCGACGAACGATTTATCGGCCATTTCTTTGATATCAGCGCCTGCGGCGAACGCCTTCTCATTGCCGGTGACGACAATAGCCATGATGTTCGGGTCAGCTTGGAAAGTCTCTGCGGCCTCAACGAGCGCGGTGATGACCTCAACATTGAGTGCGTTGAGAGCTTTGGGACGATTGAGCCGGATGATACCGACACGATCAACGGTTTCGGTCAAAATAACGTGGTCTGACAACGTTAGCCTTTCTTCTTGGTGGCAATGATGGCGGAAAAGTCTTTACCTGCATTATCTTCAGTGTTGAACTCAGTGTACGCCTGAAACGCAGCCAGTCCGAAGTCTGCTGGTGTGCCGGTCGCTTCGATAGCTGACTTCGCAAGATTGAGATCTTTTGCCATCAGAGCGGTTGCAAAGCCAGGCCGGTAGTCATTGGAGGAGGGAGCTTCTGGTACTGGACCCGGAACTGGACAGTTCGTACTGACTGCCCACGACTGTGCCGCTGAGGTAGACATAACGTCATAGAGTGTCTGATGACTGAGTCCCAGATTTTCACCCAGACTGAACGCTTCAGCTGCCCCGATGGTATTAATCGCCAGCGCCATGTTGTTGACGATTTTTGCAGCTTGGCCGGTTCCGGATTCTCCGGTGTGCACAATTTTTCGCCCCATGACTTCGAATAATGGTTTGGCTTGCTCAAAGTCAGCTTGGTCGCCTCCGACCATAAAGGTCAGGGTACCCTGATCGGCACCTTTTGTACCGCCAGAAACAGGAGCATCCAGTGCTCGGTGGCCTGCTTCGCGCGCCAGTTCGGCTGCACGTCGTGCATCATCAACTGCAATAGTGGAAGAGTCGATGAATAACGTGTCAGGCTGAGCGGCCGCCAACAGCTCGTTTTGATACGCCTCCAACACATGCTTGCCGGCCGGGAACATTGTAATGACCACATTCGCGCCCTCTACAGCAGCACGAGCCGTGTCGGCAGGCGTTACGTTGTGTTCGGCAATGGCCTGCGTGGCTGACTCCACCACATCGTAACCAGTCACGTCGTATCCGGCGTTGGCAAGGTTTCGTGCCATAGGGAAACCCATGTTTCCAAGGCCGAGAAAAGCTATTTTCATTCTTTGTCCTTACGATTCGATGACAAGATCGTCGATACCCTCGACGGGCTGAAAGAAGGCTTCGACGAGTTCATCGGTGACCTCTTCTAAGGTGGCCGGGGACCACTGAGGGTTCCGGTCTTTGTCGATGAGCTGTGCACGAATGCCTTCGGCGAGGTCGGGACCAGCTACAGCATGCATCGTGGTGCGAAGATCTTGCGTCAGGGTTTCGGCTAGGGTCTGTGTTTTCGCCCGCCGGATTGCTTCCAATGCGACTTTCATCCCGGTGGGTGAGTTTCGTTGCAGAGCTTTGAGCGCTTTGTGGGCCACTTCGTTGCCTTGCTCTGCTGTTTCTCGGACCGCCGCGATAATATCTTCGACGCTGTCCTGACCGAAAGCCGTTTCTATCCAGTGGGCCTCGGTTTCCAGCGCCGAGGGTGTCGGCTGGTTGAATTCGGCCAAGATGTTGTCCACCTCGTTGGCTGCCTGAACGTCTTCGAGGCGTTCGATGAGCTCGTCGAGGCGCGCATCGGGTATCAGCACGTCAGCCATGCCCGCGTAGACGGCATCAGCGCCGGAAATGTGCGTTCCGGTCAGGGCCATATAGTTGCCGATATTGCACGGTGCGTTGGCCAAATAGTACGGGCCGCCTACGTCGGGACTGAAGCCGATCCCGACCTCAGGCATGCCCAGCCTGGTCGAGTCGGTGACCACTCGATGTGAACCCGAGAC from Enteractinococcus fodinae includes the following:
- a CDS encoding AMP-binding protein, which encodes MSVTDDYRQARDLLLAHRTDLQSAHEKFSWPRFEQFNFALDWFDQVAASQERAQQDALVILEEDGSRYSATYADLSRRSAQVANWLRGLGVKRGDGVIVMLDNQFELWETMLAGLKLGAVLLPTTVMLAPEQLQERLDRSDARWVVTNPANTQKFDAVTGHFSVITTSTDQLPDDAVHPQYRYTDSYQAAENFEAMEPTPADDTALIYFTSGTTSRSKMVAHTHVSYPVGHLSTLYWIGLEPGDKHLNVASPGWAKHAWSNFFAPLIAEATIFIFNYARFDAEQLMRVMDAEGVTSICAPPTVWRMMIQADLTKMTKPPTKVLAAGEPLNPVVIEAVNTAWSADIRDGFGQTETTLQIANTPGQNVKPGSLGRVLPGYEVVLIDPATDQLIEGPGEGEVCLVTDPRPVGLMAGYHKDPEKTEAAFFGGYYRTGDIMERDADGIFTYVGRADDVFKASDYKLSPFELESVIIEHPAVSEAAVVPSPDPIRLSVPKAYVVLAEGYTPEPSTAKDILDFTARKLPPYAKIRRLEFAELPKTISGKIRRVELRKKEIAFHGADGELTAQALASRSTTGGYDHEYSAAEF
- a CDS encoding enoyl-CoA hydratase/isomerase family protein — protein: MSHDEVLTSVRGGLGVITLNRPQAVNALSYNMIGLLDEALTSFETNDAIHAVLIQGSGDRGLCSGGDVVSLHDSAAKNDLAGIVPFFRDEYTLDHRIYAYSKPYIAIMNGLVLGGGVGIAVSGSHRVVTDSTRLGMPEVGIGFSPDVGGPYYLANAPCNIGNYMALTGTHISGADAVYAGMADVLIPDARLDELIERLEDVQAANEVDNILAEFNQPTPSALETEAHWIETAFGQDSVEDIIAAVRETAEQGNEVAHKALKALQRNSPTGMKVALEAIRRAKTQTLAETLTQDLRTTMHAVAGPDLAEGIRAQLIDKDRNPQWSPATLEEVTDELVEAFFQPVEGIDDLVIES
- the mmsB gene encoding 3-hydroxyisobutyrate dehydrogenase — its product is MKIAFLGLGNMGFPMARNLANAGYDVTGYDVVESATQAIAEHNVTPADTARAAVEGANVVITMFPAGKHVLEAYQNELLAAAQPDTLFIDSSTIAVDDARRAAELAREAGHRALDAPVSGGTKGADQGTLTFMVGGDQADFEQAKPLFEVMGRKIVHTGESGTGQAAKIVNNMALAINTIGAAEAFSLGENLGLSHQTLYDVMSTSAAQSWAVSTNCPVPGPVPEAPSSNDYRPGFATALMAKDLNLAKSAIEATGTPADFGLAAFQAYTEFNTEDNAGKDFSAIIATKKKG
- a CDS encoding enoyl-CoA hydratase-related protein, which translates into the protein MSDHVILTETVDRVGIIRLNRPKALNALNVEVITALVEAAETFQADPNIMAIVVTGNEKAFAAGADIKEMADKSFVEMHMADWSARWDRFTAIRLPIIAAVNGYALGGGCELAMMADIMVAGPKTQFGQPEINLGVIPGWGGSQRLTRAVGKAKAMDMVLTGRMMDGEEAERAGLVARLVEDDKVFDTAMEIAQTIAAKSRPVVMVAKEAVDAAFETTLSQGVLFERRTFHPLFALEDQKEGMDAFANKRKAQFKDC
- a CDS encoding SDR family NAD(P)-dependent oxidoreductase encodes the protein MDIQGQAAIVTGGASGLGAATARALAAKGAKVYAFDLAAGIEKADRIDNVEYMEVNVTDHGSIRNAISIVEHGDAPLRAVINCAGIGTPGRILSRKGPHDLDQFANVVNVNLLGTFNVMTLGAELIAKQEPVDDDGQRGIVINTASVAAFEGQIGQAAYAASKGGVHSLTISAARDLASHGIRVNTVAPGIVETPMMAGITPEFRQGLEASVPFPSRLARPDEYAELVLDLIRHDYLNGHTLRMDGALRMGPR